The Lycium barbarum isolate Lr01 chromosome 12, ASM1917538v2, whole genome shotgun sequence genome includes a region encoding these proteins:
- the LOC132622993 gene encoding protein MALE DISCOVERER 2-like isoform X1, producing the protein MVLLAMGGRWKTYGFKLSYLALLIILYDVHGCSSLNSEGLALVGLRSKVDSDPYGVLANWNPDHCDPCMWSGVQCLGGKVQMLDLHGHSFEGTLAPELGNLTHLRSIVLSKNNFFGAIPKEFGQLRRLEVLDLTDNNLSGRIPAEIGDLHSLRSLLIRNNNLEGSIPFEIGKLHLLSELQFDETLIPAVAGTCCVNRKFARCIWHGNLRPLNSFSRPLKGTLMRYLTLFCRQLGSGSLDNQIEYSSDNLQTGSSRPHIIHTIQNQARRKLVEQSSNLAAVPANGGNPMGPVVSVPSSRSSGSFHAVPNTQGTPPSPLPSSRQQPESPNPKGQSNTAVKQPTDRQAPPPPKSGNIWNYIVSGFGVFLLVVAASVFLVCRSRAATTIGPWKTGLSGQLQKAFVTGVPKLNRSELETACEDFSNIISSQDAYIIYKGTLSSGVEIAVASTTLTSLEDWSESAEMAFRKKIDTLSRVNHKNFVNLIGYCEEDEPFTRMMVFEYAPNGTLSEHLHVKETDPLDWSARMRAIMGTAYCLQYMHDLNPPVPHSSLNSNAIFLTDDYAAKITEIGFWSELIAKSKSSRDDLENSELLALADRETNIYSFGILLLEIISGKSPYSEEQGSLLNWAAQYLKDKMNVSFLVDPTLKSFKNNELMVICEVIEECLQENIRKRPTISEAIAKLREAIDISPDAAVPRLSPLWWAELELLSSEAA; encoded by the exons ATGGTTCTTCTAGCAATGGGTGGTAGATGGAAGACATATGGATTCAAGTTATCATATCTTGCGCTTTTGATTATTCTTTATGATGTTCACGGATGTAGCTCACTCAATTCTGAAG GATTGGCATTGGTGGGATTACGATCAAAAGTGGACTCTGATCCATATGGAGTTCTTGCAAACTGGAATCCTGATCATTGTGACCCATGCATGTGGTCTGGTGTACAGTGTCTCGGGGGGAAAGTGCAAATGTT GGATCTCCATGGACATTCTTTTGAAGGCACATTGGCACCAGAGCTTGGAAACCTGACTCACTTAAGATCAAT TGTGCTGtcaaaaaacaatttttttggtGCCATTCCAAAAGAATTTGGACAACTTCGAAGGTTGGAAGTGCTTGACTTGACAGATAATAATTTGAGTGGTAGAATTCCAGCAGAAATAGGAGACCTGCATTCACTAAGAAGCTT GTTGATTCGTAACAACAACTTGGAAGGAAGCATTCCTTTTGAAATTGGGAAGCTTCATTTGCTCTCTGAATTGCAATTTGACGAAACACTCATCCCCGCTGTTGCTGGAACATGCTGTGTAAATAGAAAATTTGCACGCTG CATCTGGCATGGCAATCTGAGACCATTAAATTCATTTAGCAGACCACTTAAAGGGACACTTATGCGTTATCTCACACT GTTCTGCAGACAACTTGGAAGTGGCTCATTGGATAATCAAATAGAGTATTCCTCTGACAACCTACAAA CAGGTTCATCGAGGCCTCACATCATCCATACTATACAGAACCAGGCACGCCGTAAGTTAGTTGAACAATCCAGCAACCTTGCTGCTGTTCCTGCCAATGGTGGGAACCCTATGGGTCCTGTTGTTTCAGTGCCAAGCAGCAGAAGTAGTGGCTCATTTCATGCTGTGCCAAATACCCAAGGAACTCCTCCTTCACCCTTACCCTCCTCGCGTCAGCAGCCTGAGTCTCCAAATCCAAAGGGACAGTCAAATACTGCTGTTAAACAGCCAACTGACAGACAAGCTCCACCTCCCCCAAAATCTGGAAATATATGGAACTATATAGTTTCTGGTTTTGGGGTATTTCTGCTCGTTGTTGCTGCATCTGTTTTCTTAGTTTGCAGAAGCagagctgcaacaactataggaCCTTGGAAGACTGGGTTGAGTGGACAGCTGCAAAAAGCATTTGTCACAG GGGTCCCAAAGCTTAACAGGTCTGAGCTTGAAACAGCATGTGAGGATTTTAGCAATATAATTAGTAGTCAGGATGCATATATAATCTACAAGGGAACTCTATCCAGTGGAGTAGAGATTGCTGTTGCCTCGACTACTCTAACTTCTCTGGAAGATTGGTCTGAGAGTGCAGAAATGGCCTTCAGGAAGAAG ATTGATACCCTTTCGAGAGTGAACCACAAAAATTTTGTTAATCTTATCGGGTACTGTGAGGAGGATGAACCTTTCACTAGGATGATGGTCTTTGAGTATGCTCCAAATGGAACTCTTTCTGAGCATCTGCATG TTAAAGAAACCGATCCTCTTGACTGGTCTGCAAGGATGAGAGCTATAATGGGGACAGCGTATTGTCTTCAGTACATGCATGATCTCAATCCTCCAGTGCCCCATTCCAGCTTGAACTCAAATGCCATATTTTTGACTGACGATTATGCTGCTAAG ATTACAGAGATTGGTTTCTGGTCAGAACTAATAGCCAAGTCAAAGTCCTcgagggatgatttagaaaattCTGAGCTGCTGGCACTTGCCGATCGTGAAACAAATATCTATAGTTTTGGAATTCTGTTACTAGAAATAATTTCTGGAAAGTCACCTTATTCAGAAGAACAAGGATCTCTTCTAAACTGG GCGGCGCAATACCTTAAAGATAAGATGAATGTGAGCTTCTTGGTTGATCCAACACTGAAGTCCTTCAAAAATAATGAGCTTATGGTTATCTGTGAGGTAATTGAAGAATGCCTTCAAGAAAATATAAGGAAAAGACCAACGATAAGTGAAGCCATTGCAAAATTAAGGGAAGCAATTGATATATCGCCTGATGCGGCAGTTCCAAGGCTTTCTCCACTCTGGTGGGCTGAACTCGAGCTCCTATCTTCCGAGGCAGCTTAG
- the LOC132622993 gene encoding protein MALE DISCOVERER 2-like isoform X4, translated as MVLLAMGGRWKTYGFKLSYLALLIILYDVHGCSSLNSEGLALVGLRSKVDSDPYGVLANWNPDHCDPCMWSGVQCLGGKVQMLDLHGHSFEGTLAPELGNLTHLRSIVLSKNNFFGAIPKEFGQLRRLEVLDLTDNNLSGRIPAEIGDLHSLRSLLIRNNNLEGSIPFEIGKLHLLSELQFDETLIPAVAGTCCVNRKFARCIWHGNLRPLNSFSRPLKGTLMRYLTLQLGSGSLDNQIEYSSDNLQSSSRPHIIHTIQNQARRKLVEQSSNLAAVPANGGNPMGPVVSVPSSRSSGSFHAVPNTQGTPPSPLPSSRQQPESPNPKGQSNTAVKQPTDRQAPPPPKSGNIWNYIVSGFGVFLLVVAASVFLVCRSRAATTIGPWKTGLSGQLQKAFVTGVPKLNRSELETACEDFSNIISSQDAYIIYKGTLSSGVEIAVASTTLTSLEDWSESAEMAFRKKIDTLSRVNHKNFVNLIGYCEEDEPFTRMMVFEYAPNGTLSEHLHVKETDPLDWSARMRAIMGTAYCLQYMHDLNPPVPHSSLNSNAIFLTDDYAAKITEIGFWSELIAKSKSSRDDLENSELLALADRETNIYSFGILLLEIISGKSPYSEEQGSLLNWAAQYLKDKMNVSFLVDPTLKSFKNNELMVICEVIEECLQENIRKRPTISEAIAKLREAIDISPDAAVPRLSPLWWAELELLSSEAA; from the exons ATGGTTCTTCTAGCAATGGGTGGTAGATGGAAGACATATGGATTCAAGTTATCATATCTTGCGCTTTTGATTATTCTTTATGATGTTCACGGATGTAGCTCACTCAATTCTGAAG GATTGGCATTGGTGGGATTACGATCAAAAGTGGACTCTGATCCATATGGAGTTCTTGCAAACTGGAATCCTGATCATTGTGACCCATGCATGTGGTCTGGTGTACAGTGTCTCGGGGGGAAAGTGCAAATGTT GGATCTCCATGGACATTCTTTTGAAGGCACATTGGCACCAGAGCTTGGAAACCTGACTCACTTAAGATCAAT TGTGCTGtcaaaaaacaatttttttggtGCCATTCCAAAAGAATTTGGACAACTTCGAAGGTTGGAAGTGCTTGACTTGACAGATAATAATTTGAGTGGTAGAATTCCAGCAGAAATAGGAGACCTGCATTCACTAAGAAGCTT GTTGATTCGTAACAACAACTTGGAAGGAAGCATTCCTTTTGAAATTGGGAAGCTTCATTTGCTCTCTGAATTGCAATTTGACGAAACACTCATCCCCGCTGTTGCTGGAACATGCTGTGTAAATAGAAAATTTGCACGCTG CATCTGGCATGGCAATCTGAGACCATTAAATTCATTTAGCAGACCACTTAAAGGGACACTTATGCGTTATCTCACACT ACAACTTGGAAGTGGCTCATTGGATAATCAAATAGAGTATTCCTCTGACAACCTACAAA GTTCATCGAGGCCTCACATCATCCATACTATACAGAACCAGGCACGCCGTAAGTTAGTTGAACAATCCAGCAACCTTGCTGCTGTTCCTGCCAATGGTGGGAACCCTATGGGTCCTGTTGTTTCAGTGCCAAGCAGCAGAAGTAGTGGCTCATTTCATGCTGTGCCAAATACCCAAGGAACTCCTCCTTCACCCTTACCCTCCTCGCGTCAGCAGCCTGAGTCTCCAAATCCAAAGGGACAGTCAAATACTGCTGTTAAACAGCCAACTGACAGACAAGCTCCACCTCCCCCAAAATCTGGAAATATATGGAACTATATAGTTTCTGGTTTTGGGGTATTTCTGCTCGTTGTTGCTGCATCTGTTTTCTTAGTTTGCAGAAGCagagctgcaacaactataggaCCTTGGAAGACTGGGTTGAGTGGACAGCTGCAAAAAGCATTTGTCACAG GGGTCCCAAAGCTTAACAGGTCTGAGCTTGAAACAGCATGTGAGGATTTTAGCAATATAATTAGTAGTCAGGATGCATATATAATCTACAAGGGAACTCTATCCAGTGGAGTAGAGATTGCTGTTGCCTCGACTACTCTAACTTCTCTGGAAGATTGGTCTGAGAGTGCAGAAATGGCCTTCAGGAAGAAG ATTGATACCCTTTCGAGAGTGAACCACAAAAATTTTGTTAATCTTATCGGGTACTGTGAGGAGGATGAACCTTTCACTAGGATGATGGTCTTTGAGTATGCTCCAAATGGAACTCTTTCTGAGCATCTGCATG TTAAAGAAACCGATCCTCTTGACTGGTCTGCAAGGATGAGAGCTATAATGGGGACAGCGTATTGTCTTCAGTACATGCATGATCTCAATCCTCCAGTGCCCCATTCCAGCTTGAACTCAAATGCCATATTTTTGACTGACGATTATGCTGCTAAG ATTACAGAGATTGGTTTCTGGTCAGAACTAATAGCCAAGTCAAAGTCCTcgagggatgatttagaaaattCTGAGCTGCTGGCACTTGCCGATCGTGAAACAAATATCTATAGTTTTGGAATTCTGTTACTAGAAATAATTTCTGGAAAGTCACCTTATTCAGAAGAACAAGGATCTCTTCTAAACTGG GCGGCGCAATACCTTAAAGATAAGATGAATGTGAGCTTCTTGGTTGATCCAACACTGAAGTCCTTCAAAAATAATGAGCTTATGGTTATCTGTGAGGTAATTGAAGAATGCCTTCAAGAAAATATAAGGAAAAGACCAACGATAAGTGAAGCCATTGCAAAATTAAGGGAAGCAATTGATATATCGCCTGATGCGGCAGTTCCAAGGCTTTCTCCACTCTGGTGGGCTGAACTCGAGCTCCTATCTTCCGAGGCAGCTTAG
- the LOC132622993 gene encoding protein MALE DISCOVERER 2-like isoform X2, producing MVLLAMGGRWKTYGFKLSYLALLIILYDVHGCSSLNSEGLALVGLRSKVDSDPYGVLANWNPDHCDPCMWSGVQCLGGKVQMLDLHGHSFEGTLAPELGNLTHLRSIVLSKNNFFGAIPKEFGQLRRLEVLDLTDNNLSGRIPAEIGDLHSLRSLLIRNNNLEGSIPFEIGKLHLLSELQFDETLIPAVAGTCCVNRKFARCIWHGNLRPLNSFSRPLKGTLMRYLTLFCRQLGSGSLDNQIEYSSDNLQSSSRPHIIHTIQNQARRKLVEQSSNLAAVPANGGNPMGPVVSVPSSRSSGSFHAVPNTQGTPPSPLPSSRQQPESPNPKGQSNTAVKQPTDRQAPPPPKSGNIWNYIVSGFGVFLLVVAASVFLVCRSRAATTIGPWKTGLSGQLQKAFVTGVPKLNRSELETACEDFSNIISSQDAYIIYKGTLSSGVEIAVASTTLTSLEDWSESAEMAFRKKIDTLSRVNHKNFVNLIGYCEEDEPFTRMMVFEYAPNGTLSEHLHVKETDPLDWSARMRAIMGTAYCLQYMHDLNPPVPHSSLNSNAIFLTDDYAAKITEIGFWSELIAKSKSSRDDLENSELLALADRETNIYSFGILLLEIISGKSPYSEEQGSLLNWAAQYLKDKMNVSFLVDPTLKSFKNNELMVICEVIEECLQENIRKRPTISEAIAKLREAIDISPDAAVPRLSPLWWAELELLSSEAA from the exons ATGGTTCTTCTAGCAATGGGTGGTAGATGGAAGACATATGGATTCAAGTTATCATATCTTGCGCTTTTGATTATTCTTTATGATGTTCACGGATGTAGCTCACTCAATTCTGAAG GATTGGCATTGGTGGGATTACGATCAAAAGTGGACTCTGATCCATATGGAGTTCTTGCAAACTGGAATCCTGATCATTGTGACCCATGCATGTGGTCTGGTGTACAGTGTCTCGGGGGGAAAGTGCAAATGTT GGATCTCCATGGACATTCTTTTGAAGGCACATTGGCACCAGAGCTTGGAAACCTGACTCACTTAAGATCAAT TGTGCTGtcaaaaaacaatttttttggtGCCATTCCAAAAGAATTTGGACAACTTCGAAGGTTGGAAGTGCTTGACTTGACAGATAATAATTTGAGTGGTAGAATTCCAGCAGAAATAGGAGACCTGCATTCACTAAGAAGCTT GTTGATTCGTAACAACAACTTGGAAGGAAGCATTCCTTTTGAAATTGGGAAGCTTCATTTGCTCTCTGAATTGCAATTTGACGAAACACTCATCCCCGCTGTTGCTGGAACATGCTGTGTAAATAGAAAATTTGCACGCTG CATCTGGCATGGCAATCTGAGACCATTAAATTCATTTAGCAGACCACTTAAAGGGACACTTATGCGTTATCTCACACT GTTCTGCAGACAACTTGGAAGTGGCTCATTGGATAATCAAATAGAGTATTCCTCTGACAACCTACAAA GTTCATCGAGGCCTCACATCATCCATACTATACAGAACCAGGCACGCCGTAAGTTAGTTGAACAATCCAGCAACCTTGCTGCTGTTCCTGCCAATGGTGGGAACCCTATGGGTCCTGTTGTTTCAGTGCCAAGCAGCAGAAGTAGTGGCTCATTTCATGCTGTGCCAAATACCCAAGGAACTCCTCCTTCACCCTTACCCTCCTCGCGTCAGCAGCCTGAGTCTCCAAATCCAAAGGGACAGTCAAATACTGCTGTTAAACAGCCAACTGACAGACAAGCTCCACCTCCCCCAAAATCTGGAAATATATGGAACTATATAGTTTCTGGTTTTGGGGTATTTCTGCTCGTTGTTGCTGCATCTGTTTTCTTAGTTTGCAGAAGCagagctgcaacaactataggaCCTTGGAAGACTGGGTTGAGTGGACAGCTGCAAAAAGCATTTGTCACAG GGGTCCCAAAGCTTAACAGGTCTGAGCTTGAAACAGCATGTGAGGATTTTAGCAATATAATTAGTAGTCAGGATGCATATATAATCTACAAGGGAACTCTATCCAGTGGAGTAGAGATTGCTGTTGCCTCGACTACTCTAACTTCTCTGGAAGATTGGTCTGAGAGTGCAGAAATGGCCTTCAGGAAGAAG ATTGATACCCTTTCGAGAGTGAACCACAAAAATTTTGTTAATCTTATCGGGTACTGTGAGGAGGATGAACCTTTCACTAGGATGATGGTCTTTGAGTATGCTCCAAATGGAACTCTTTCTGAGCATCTGCATG TTAAAGAAACCGATCCTCTTGACTGGTCTGCAAGGATGAGAGCTATAATGGGGACAGCGTATTGTCTTCAGTACATGCATGATCTCAATCCTCCAGTGCCCCATTCCAGCTTGAACTCAAATGCCATATTTTTGACTGACGATTATGCTGCTAAG ATTACAGAGATTGGTTTCTGGTCAGAACTAATAGCCAAGTCAAAGTCCTcgagggatgatttagaaaattCTGAGCTGCTGGCACTTGCCGATCGTGAAACAAATATCTATAGTTTTGGAATTCTGTTACTAGAAATAATTTCTGGAAAGTCACCTTATTCAGAAGAACAAGGATCTCTTCTAAACTGG GCGGCGCAATACCTTAAAGATAAGATGAATGTGAGCTTCTTGGTTGATCCAACACTGAAGTCCTTCAAAAATAATGAGCTTATGGTTATCTGTGAGGTAATTGAAGAATGCCTTCAAGAAAATATAAGGAAAAGACCAACGATAAGTGAAGCCATTGCAAAATTAAGGGAAGCAATTGATATATCGCCTGATGCGGCAGTTCCAAGGCTTTCTCCACTCTGGTGGGCTGAACTCGAGCTCCTATCTTCCGAGGCAGCTTAG
- the LOC132622993 gene encoding protein MALE DISCOVERER 2-like isoform X3 has product MVLLAMGGRWKTYGFKLSYLALLIILYDVHGCSSLNSEGLALVGLRSKVDSDPYGVLANWNPDHCDPCMWSGVQCLGGKVQMLDLHGHSFEGTLAPELGNLTHLRSIVLSKNNFFGAIPKEFGQLRRLEVLDLTDNNLSGRIPAEIGDLHSLRSLLIRNNNLEGSIPFEIGKLHLLSELQFDETLIPAVAGTCCVNRKFARCIWHGNLRPLNSFSRPLKGTLMRYLTLQLGSGSLDNQIEYSSDNLQTGSSRPHIIHTIQNQARRKLVEQSSNLAAVPANGGNPMGPVVSVPSSRSSGSFHAVPNTQGTPPSPLPSSRQQPESPNPKGQSNTAVKQPTDRQAPPPPKSGNIWNYIVSGFGVFLLVVAASVFLVCRSRAATTIGPWKTGLSGQLQKAFVTGVPKLNRSELETACEDFSNIISSQDAYIIYKGTLSSGVEIAVASTTLTSLEDWSESAEMAFRKKIDTLSRVNHKNFVNLIGYCEEDEPFTRMMVFEYAPNGTLSEHLHVKETDPLDWSARMRAIMGTAYCLQYMHDLNPPVPHSSLNSNAIFLTDDYAAKITEIGFWSELIAKSKSSRDDLENSELLALADRETNIYSFGILLLEIISGKSPYSEEQGSLLNWAAQYLKDKMNVSFLVDPTLKSFKNNELMVICEVIEECLQENIRKRPTISEAIAKLREAIDISPDAAVPRLSPLWWAELELLSSEAA; this is encoded by the exons ATGGTTCTTCTAGCAATGGGTGGTAGATGGAAGACATATGGATTCAAGTTATCATATCTTGCGCTTTTGATTATTCTTTATGATGTTCACGGATGTAGCTCACTCAATTCTGAAG GATTGGCATTGGTGGGATTACGATCAAAAGTGGACTCTGATCCATATGGAGTTCTTGCAAACTGGAATCCTGATCATTGTGACCCATGCATGTGGTCTGGTGTACAGTGTCTCGGGGGGAAAGTGCAAATGTT GGATCTCCATGGACATTCTTTTGAAGGCACATTGGCACCAGAGCTTGGAAACCTGACTCACTTAAGATCAAT TGTGCTGtcaaaaaacaatttttttggtGCCATTCCAAAAGAATTTGGACAACTTCGAAGGTTGGAAGTGCTTGACTTGACAGATAATAATTTGAGTGGTAGAATTCCAGCAGAAATAGGAGACCTGCATTCACTAAGAAGCTT GTTGATTCGTAACAACAACTTGGAAGGAAGCATTCCTTTTGAAATTGGGAAGCTTCATTTGCTCTCTGAATTGCAATTTGACGAAACACTCATCCCCGCTGTTGCTGGAACATGCTGTGTAAATAGAAAATTTGCACGCTG CATCTGGCATGGCAATCTGAGACCATTAAATTCATTTAGCAGACCACTTAAAGGGACACTTATGCGTTATCTCACACT ACAACTTGGAAGTGGCTCATTGGATAATCAAATAGAGTATTCCTCTGACAACCTACAAA CAGGTTCATCGAGGCCTCACATCATCCATACTATACAGAACCAGGCACGCCGTAAGTTAGTTGAACAATCCAGCAACCTTGCTGCTGTTCCTGCCAATGGTGGGAACCCTATGGGTCCTGTTGTTTCAGTGCCAAGCAGCAGAAGTAGTGGCTCATTTCATGCTGTGCCAAATACCCAAGGAACTCCTCCTTCACCCTTACCCTCCTCGCGTCAGCAGCCTGAGTCTCCAAATCCAAAGGGACAGTCAAATACTGCTGTTAAACAGCCAACTGACAGACAAGCTCCACCTCCCCCAAAATCTGGAAATATATGGAACTATATAGTTTCTGGTTTTGGGGTATTTCTGCTCGTTGTTGCTGCATCTGTTTTCTTAGTTTGCAGAAGCagagctgcaacaactataggaCCTTGGAAGACTGGGTTGAGTGGACAGCTGCAAAAAGCATTTGTCACAG GGGTCCCAAAGCTTAACAGGTCTGAGCTTGAAACAGCATGTGAGGATTTTAGCAATATAATTAGTAGTCAGGATGCATATATAATCTACAAGGGAACTCTATCCAGTGGAGTAGAGATTGCTGTTGCCTCGACTACTCTAACTTCTCTGGAAGATTGGTCTGAGAGTGCAGAAATGGCCTTCAGGAAGAAG ATTGATACCCTTTCGAGAGTGAACCACAAAAATTTTGTTAATCTTATCGGGTACTGTGAGGAGGATGAACCTTTCACTAGGATGATGGTCTTTGAGTATGCTCCAAATGGAACTCTTTCTGAGCATCTGCATG TTAAAGAAACCGATCCTCTTGACTGGTCTGCAAGGATGAGAGCTATAATGGGGACAGCGTATTGTCTTCAGTACATGCATGATCTCAATCCTCCAGTGCCCCATTCCAGCTTGAACTCAAATGCCATATTTTTGACTGACGATTATGCTGCTAAG ATTACAGAGATTGGTTTCTGGTCAGAACTAATAGCCAAGTCAAAGTCCTcgagggatgatttagaaaattCTGAGCTGCTGGCACTTGCCGATCGTGAAACAAATATCTATAGTTTTGGAATTCTGTTACTAGAAATAATTTCTGGAAAGTCACCTTATTCAGAAGAACAAGGATCTCTTCTAAACTGG GCGGCGCAATACCTTAAAGATAAGATGAATGTGAGCTTCTTGGTTGATCCAACACTGAAGTCCTTCAAAAATAATGAGCTTATGGTTATCTGTGAGGTAATTGAAGAATGCCTTCAAGAAAATATAAGGAAAAGACCAACGATAAGTGAAGCCATTGCAAAATTAAGGGAAGCAATTGATATATCGCCTGATGCGGCAGTTCCAAGGCTTTCTCCACTCTGGTGGGCTGAACTCGAGCTCCTATCTTCCGAGGCAGCTTAG